A genomic window from Companilactobacillus alimentarius DSM 20249 includes:
- a CDS encoding MarR family winged helix-turn-helix transcriptional regulator translates to MDDYNLIGFVMRYTMVKKRIAASYLKKEDLNAFESILLAIVYKHQEISQDKIGEITLFDGASIARSLKKLEDRGFVSRHADPNNRRKKIVTITDAGLKLYGEVRKAFQKSNGEIFKGITSEEQTELEGILIKVYDNLDNIEIDSK, encoded by the coding sequence ATGGACGATTATAATTTGATTGGTTTCGTGATGCGATACACCATGGTTAAAAAGCGAATAGCTGCAAGTTATTTAAAAAAAGAGGATTTGAATGCTTTTGAAAGTATCCTTTTAGCCATTGTTTATAAACATCAAGAAATTAGTCAAGATAAAATCGGTGAGATCACCTTATTCGATGGAGCAAGTATTGCTCGTTCATTAAAAAAACTTGAGGATCGCGGATTTGTATCCCGGCATGCTGATCCGAATAATCGTCGTAAGAAAATTGTTACCATTACTGACGCAGGCTTGAAGCTTTACGGGGAAGTTCGCAAAGCTTTTCAAAAGAGTAATGGTGAAATTTTTAAAGGCATAACTTCTGAGGAACAAACAGAATTAGAAGGTATCTTGATTAAGGTCTATGATAATTTAGACAATATTGAGATAGATTCTAAATAA
- a CDS encoding ABC transporter ATP-binding protein — MEKIFEVKNLSYQVGDKKILKDINLEIEKGKYVTFVGPSGSGKSTLMRILASMITATSGEVRFDGKKIETYEPTNYRQRVSYAFQQPTLFGKSIRDNLEFPFEVRNSNFDEEKVIDYLKMVNLDASYIDKSVNDVSGGEKQRIALIRNLLFPPEVLITDEVTAGLDVENKRIVHKMLQEFNQQGLTILRVTHDESEISASHDKITIKNGEVIS, encoded by the coding sequence GTGGAAAAGATTTTTGAAGTGAAAAATCTGTCTTATCAGGTCGGTGATAAGAAGATTTTAAAAGATATTAATTTAGAAATTGAAAAAGGTAAATATGTAACTTTTGTCGGTCCCTCAGGTAGTGGCAAGAGTACCCTTATGAGAATATTGGCGTCAATGATTACAGCTACTAGTGGCGAGGTAAGATTTGACGGCAAAAAAATTGAGACTTATGAACCGACTAATTACCGTCAACGAGTCTCTTATGCTTTTCAACAGCCAACCTTATTTGGGAAAAGTATTCGTGATAATTTGGAATTTCCTTTTGAAGTGCGAAATAGTAATTTTGATGAGGAAAAGGTCATTGATTATTTAAAAATGGTCAATTTAGATGCTAGTTACATTGATAAGAGCGTCAACGATGTCTCTGGTGGGGAAAAACAAAGAATTGCTTTGATCAGGAATTTACTTTTTCCACCAGAGGTGTTGATAACTGATGAAGTAACAGCTGGATTAGATGTGGAAAACAAACGGATCGTTCATAAAATGTTACAAGAGTTTAATCAGCAAGGTTTAACGATTCTACGGGTCACACATGATGAATCAGAGATTTCGGCATCCCA
- a CDS encoding collagen-binding domain-containing protein produces MSMKKGKNWALSCVAISAVVLTGISATTVSADDTSDSTTVTTQSTNNQVASIQSTSTSNQTSANQSQTTQAQQNNTSRTENPDVQDGGQVSDDFTNEASNRLGYASNFHIFANEATLNAHTNGNLAVGTLNGHVNFGTSIGEGYLNKDVSYVQNHNTIASSSFVQGTADRTNKVVFGENNNVDVSNTNRTVVDGTNIDHLTKDETYQDKNGNKYIDFAHYFNVLDNKSTALANTAPTTTINNSNFPDQNQRVINLDNYQPNEDNQIVINLDADVLTSGTPLTIYGLSANNDAATSVIINVDTKGQEKYTVNSQIKLIFNNGDGQDNTERPNQETDYFDDNHLLWNFYDSTTAGNLYDGEIDIDRAFQGSVLAPKATINVNQNLDGNIVADKVNVNAETHRWDLQDDTPQETEFERPVTIPGEAELPEYTDENNGSNIDDPDDEEEEDIEPDGDLEDNDEDSNSETPDTDNNEDNDEDSNSETPDTDNNEDNGEDSNSETPGTGDNEDNGGDSDSETPDTDNNEDNGGSTTEPDTDKDDDSDEANESDENDNDDQNLITDGSDNNKDEQTDSNLDEGILSQAVGKDEDESQTPDLKTTNEAGSLPQTGATSGILATITGIILIALGFLLKEIKIKKD; encoded by the coding sequence ATGTCAATGAAAAAGGGAAAAAATTGGGCATTATCATGTGTGGCAATCAGTGCAGTGGTTCTAACGGGGATAAGTGCCACAACGGTTAGTGCTGATGATACTTCTGATAGCACAACAGTTACTACCCAAAGTACTAATAATCAAGTAGCCTCAATTCAAAGCACTTCTACAAGTAATCAAACAAGTGCTAACCAGAGTCAAACAACTCAAGCTCAACAAAACAATACATCTAGAACGGAAAATCCCGATGTACAAGATGGTGGTCAAGTCAGTGATGATTTTACAAATGAAGCTTCTAATCGCTTAGGGTATGCTTCCAATTTTCATATCTTCGCTAATGAAGCAACGTTGAATGCCCATACCAATGGTAATTTGGCTGTAGGTACTTTGAATGGACATGTTAATTTTGGGACTAGTATTGGCGAAGGATATTTGAATAAGGATGTTTCCTATGTTCAAAATCATAATACTATTGCAAGTAGTTCTTTTGTTCAAGGGACTGCCGATAGGACAAATAAGGTCGTTTTTGGCGAAAATAATAATGTGGATGTTTCAAATACGAATAGAACTGTTGTAGATGGAACTAACATTGATCATTTGACAAAAGATGAGACGTATCAAGATAAAAATGGCAATAAATATATTGATTTTGCACATTATTTTAATGTATTAGATAACAAATCAACAGCTTTGGCTAATACTGCCCCAACGACGACTATTAATAACAGTAATTTCCCAGATCAAAACCAGCGTGTAATTAACTTAGATAATTATCAACCTAATGAGGATAATCAAATTGTCATCAATTTGGACGCAGATGTATTGACTTCAGGGACACCGTTGACCATTTACGGTTTGTCTGCCAATAACGATGCTGCAACCAGCGTCATTATAAATGTCGATACTAAAGGGCAAGAGAAATATACGGTTAATTCTCAAATTAAATTGATTTTTAATAATGGTGACGGGCAGGACAATACGGAACGTCCAAATCAAGAGACTGATTACTTCGATGATAATCATCTGTTGTGGAATTTTTATGATAGTACAACTGCCGGTAATTTATATGACGGAGAAATAGATATTGATAGAGCATTTCAAGGAAGCGTTTTAGCTCCTAAGGCAACAATAAATGTTAATCAAAATCTTGATGGTAATATTGTGGCTGATAAAGTCAATGTAAATGCAGAGACCCACAGATGGGACCTACAGGATGATACCCCACAAGAAACAGAGTTTGAAAGACCTGTGACAATTCCTGGTGAGGCTGAGTTGCCCGAATATACTGATGAAAATAATGGCTCAAATATTGACGATCCTGATGATGAAGAGGAAGAAGATATTGAGCCTGATGGTGATCTTGAAGATAATGATGAGGATTCAAACTCCGAGACACCAGATACTGATAATAACGAAGACAATGATGAGGATTCAAACTCCGAAACACCAGATACTGATAATAACGAAGATAATGGTGAAGATTCAAACTCCGAGACACCAGGTACTGGCGATAACGAAGACAATGGCGGAGATTCAGATTCTGAAACACCAGATACAGACAATAACGAAGATAACGGTGGCAGCACAACAGAACCTGATACTGATAAAGATGATGATTCTGACGAAGCAAATGAATCAGATGAAAATGACAATGACGACCAAAATCTAATTACCGATGGTTCAGACAACAACAAAGATGAACAAACTGACAGCAACTTGGATGAAGGGATTTTATCTCAGGCAGTTGGTAAGGATGAAGATGAATCACAAACACCTGATTTGAAGACAACAAATGAAGCTGGTTCTTTACCACAAACTGGAGCTACTTCTGGAATTTTAGCAACAATAACAGGTATTATCTTAATTGCTTTGGGTTTTTTATTAAAAGAGATTAAGATCAAAAAGGATTAG
- a CDS encoding DUF4811 domain-containing protein yields MILISILIFAGLAYFFAVFLKNKKVGYSLSFTFIALFIISLVLLISNEYNHFGMEQVTNKTTYQIQSAQKGSNLLLEKKLGTSGKENVYVYRTPETANAKKPKTTKANVHVKNVVKTGNYSAATLEQKTTRWEYKNGFYSFLFGISDNNKEFVKQTNTFKVGSDWLVLTTTQAKQLQKKMSSKTFKAQMKKEGAAYVQAAVTKAMQANSSMSSAEQKKIAKQAQKEFQAEAQAKLIQEVKK; encoded by the coding sequence ATGATTTTAATTTCCATTTTAATTTTTGCAGGATTAGCTTATTTCTTCGCTGTCTTTTTAAAGAATAAAAAAGTTGGTTATTCACTATCTTTTACGTTTATCGCTTTGTTCATCATCAGTTTGGTTTTGTTGATTTCAAATGAATACAATCATTTTGGAATGGAGCAAGTAACTAATAAGACTACTTATCAAATTCAATCAGCTCAAAAAGGTTCTAATTTGTTGTTAGAGAAGAAATTAGGTACTAGCGGTAAAGAGAACGTTTATGTTTATCGGACACCAGAAACAGCAAATGCTAAAAAGCCTAAGACAACTAAGGCAAATGTTCATGTTAAAAACGTTGTCAAGACTGGTAACTACTCAGCTGCAACCTTAGAGCAAAAGACAACTCGTTGGGAATATAAGAATGGTTTCTACTCATTCTTGTTTGGTATTTCCGACAATAATAAAGAATTTGTTAAACAAACAAATACTTTTAAGGTTGGTAGCGATTGGTTAGTTCTAACAACTACTCAAGCTAAACAACTTCAAAAGAAAATGAGCAGCAAAACTTTTAAAGCTCAGATGAAAAAAGAAGGGGCAGCTTACGTTCAAGCCGCAGTAACAAAGGCTATGCAAGCCAATTCTTCAATGAGTTCAGCTGAACAAAAAAAGATTGCTAAACAAGCTCAAAAAGAATTTCAAGCTGAAGCGCAAGCTAAGTTGATTCAAGAAGTAAAGAAATAA
- a CDS encoding type II CAAX prenyl endopeptidase Rce1 family protein translates to MRVGESPGTDFVRYLIWIVFSIVTLILKNHAASQKGLSVPIVIIFFIIGLVTLFLMIRKYVREEKSFSDTADGFAYSLVSNIGFISLMIIMACLLRIMVSYLQVTGKLPSFQNDDVVSSDQKVFVFNMVANVFVIAVQQQLVQTGFFFNYFFRESSAYSAVMGIIFSGIIAGLISLPGSFLQFLMMMALGWCYALTYLYTKDEKMAIFVAMISAAIGTIII, encoded by the coding sequence ATGCGCGTAGGAGAATCCCCTGGAACCGATTTTGTTAGATACTTAATATGGATCGTATTTTCTATCGTTACGTTAATACTGAAAAATCATGCTGCCTCACAAAAGGGTTTGAGTGTCCCGATTGTTATCATCTTTTTTATCATTGGACTTGTAACTTTGTTTCTAATGATTAGAAAGTATGTTCGTGAAGAGAAATCATTTTCAGATACGGCTGATGGTTTTGCCTATTCATTAGTATCAAATATTGGCTTTATTAGTTTGATGATTATTATGGCTTGTCTATTAAGAATTATGGTCAGTTATTTGCAAGTGACTGGTAAATTACCTAGTTTTCAAAATGACGACGTCGTTAGTTCTGACCAGAAAGTGTTTGTTTTCAACATGGTGGCAAATGTCTTTGTCATAGCCGTGCAACAACAGTTGGTTCAAACTGGATTTTTCTTCAATTATTTCTTCAGAGAAAGTTCAGCTTATAGCGCCGTCATGGGAATTATTTTTAGTGGAATTATTGCTGGTTTAATCAGTTTGCCGGGATCATTTTTACAATTCTTAATGATGATGGCTTTGGGTTGGTGTTATGCACTGACATATTTGTACACCAAAGATGAAAAAATGGCCATTTTTGTAGCAATGATCAGTGCTGCTATCGGTACAATTATAATTTAA
- the trpS gene encoding tryptophan--tRNA ligase: protein MKTNTILTGDRPTGKLHIGHYLGSLKNRVKLQNEGRYKMFIMIADMQALTDNARDPKKVRDSLIQVALDYLSVGIDPSKTNILVQSQIPALNELTMYYLDLVTVSRLERNPTVKTEIKQKSFGQSIPAGFLTYPVSQTADITAFKADTVPVGDDQEPMMEQAREIVRTFNNTYDVDTLVEPEGYFPPKGQGRLPGIDGNAKMSKSLGNCIYLSDSADEVTKKVMSMYTDPDHVHVQDPGKIEGNTVFTYLDAFATDKDKVAELKEQYQAGGLGDVKVKRYLNDVLQEILEPIRNRRAEYEKDIPGVYDILKKGSDNANVVANQTLSKVRKAIGVNYFD, encoded by the coding sequence ATGAAAACAAATACAATTTTAACAGGTGACCGTCCTACAGGTAAGTTACACATTGGTCATTATTTAGGTTCATTGAAGAATCGTGTGAAGTTACAAAATGAGGGTAGGTACAAAATGTTTATCATGATCGCTGATATGCAGGCTTTGACAGATAATGCTCGCGATCCTAAAAAAGTGCGTGACAGTTTGATTCAAGTGGCCCTTGATTACCTTTCTGTAGGTATCGATCCTTCTAAAACTAATATTTTAGTTCAATCACAGATTCCTGCTTTGAATGAATTGACAATGTACTACCTTGACCTTGTAACTGTATCTCGTTTGGAAAGAAATCCTACTGTTAAGACTGAAATCAAGCAAAAGAGTTTTGGTCAAAGCATTCCAGCTGGCTTCTTAACATACCCAGTTAGTCAAACTGCTGATATTACAGCTTTTAAGGCCGATACAGTACCAGTTGGCGATGATCAAGAACCTATGATGGAACAAGCTCGTGAAATCGTTCGTACCTTTAATAATACATACGATGTTGACACTTTGGTAGAACCAGAGGGTTATTTCCCACCTAAGGGACAAGGTAGATTGCCCGGAATTGATGGTAACGCCAAGATGAGCAAGTCTTTGGGCAATTGTATTTACCTATCAGATTCAGCTGATGAAGTCACTAAGAAAGTAATGTCCATGTATACTGACCCCGATCACGTTCACGTACAAGATCCTGGTAAAATAGAGGGCAATACGGTTTTCACATATCTTGATGCCTTTGCTACAGATAAGGACAAGGTCGCTGAATTGAAAGAGCAATATCAAGCCGGTGGTTTGGGTGACGTCAAAGTAAAACGTTATTTGAATGATGTTTTACAAGAAATTCTTGAACCTATTCGTAATCGTCGTGCTGAGTATGAAAAAGATATCCCTGGCGTTTATGATATTTTGAAAAAGGGTAGTGACAATGCTAATGTTGTTGCCAACCAAACTTTATCTAAGGTTAGAAAGGCTATTGGCGTTAACTATTTTGATTAA
- a CDS encoding acyltransferase, whose protein sequence is MYKKQRIFYLDFIRVIAILLVIFIHVSTVDTVKHIGTTDWQIIKMLNYFAHISVPIFFMISGALILNSPRTLSLKYTWQKRIPRVLIPFILWSVIIPTVVYQSSNQLSSPAYWRSLKFMLSKPTSPILWFMYPLIGIYILSPALKTFVDNASMKMLTYITGVWLVTCSLLPSLNVMMGKDMKHVFQLSPVASFMLIGGFVGYYLLGYLLSKIDPRKISAWALLTLFIGIGTFGNFFSESVPKTFDVNNSYYVTSLFIPIMSISAFILLQKWGMNIKSHKTISFFESFSPLVFGIYLIHNLIVFFIEPWFMKNIDIKGIPATFLRYFTVVIISSLIIWLLSLIPGINYLLTGHTRNKK, encoded by the coding sequence ATGTACAAAAAGCAGCGTATCTTTTATCTAGACTTTATTCGCGTTATCGCCATTTTATTAGTCATCTTCATTCACGTCTCAACTGTTGATACAGTGAAGCACATCGGAACTACTGACTGGCAAATCATCAAAATGTTAAATTATTTTGCCCACATCAGTGTCCCTATTTTTTTTATGATTTCAGGGGCATTAATTCTTAATAGTCCAAGAACTCTATCCTTAAAATATACTTGGCAAAAGCGTATTCCACGAGTGTTGATTCCCTTTATACTTTGGTCAGTAATTATTCCTACTGTAGTTTATCAATCCTCCAATCAATTATCATCACCTGCTTATTGGAGAAGTTTAAAATTCATGCTCAGCAAACCGACTTCACCAATTCTCTGGTTCATGTATCCTTTGATTGGAATTTATATTTTATCCCCCGCTCTAAAAACCTTTGTGGATAATGCCAGTATGAAAATGTTAACTTACATTACTGGTGTTTGGTTAGTCACCTGTTCTTTATTGCCATCTCTCAACGTCATGATGGGTAAAGATATGAAACACGTCTTTCAACTATCCCCTGTCGCAAGTTTTATGTTGATTGGAGGTTTCGTAGGGTATTATTTATTAGGATATCTTCTTAGTAAGATTGATCCCCGTAAAATCAGTGCTTGGGCGTTGTTGACACTTTTTATTGGAATCGGTACTTTCGGAAATTTCTTCTCTGAATCGGTTCCTAAAACCTTTGATGTCAACAATAGTTACTATGTCACATCACTGTTTATTCCTATCATGTCAATTTCAGCATTCATTCTCCTCCAAAAGTGGGGTATGAATATCAAATCTCATAAAACTATTAGTTTCTTCGAATCCTTTTCACCATTAGTTTTTGGAATTTACTTAATTCACAATCTTATCGTATTTTTCATTGAGCCTTGGTTTATGAAGAATATTGATATAAAGGGCATTCCTGCAACATTCTTACGTTATTTTACAGTTGTTATTATTTCCAGCTTGATAATTTGGCTGTTGAGTCTGATACCTGGAATCAATTACTTACTCACTGGACATACACGTAACAAAAAATAG
- a CDS encoding MDR family MFS transporter: MANNEAIVDAHGKPFNRNLLVLVLLVGTFCTVLNGTILTTAFPTLMKEFSVTTSDVQWLTTGFLMVNGIMIPVTAWLSNNFSTKILYIIAMSTFLVGTIMCFTAPNFGTILAGRLIQAVGVGITMPLMQVVMLSIFPANKRGAAMGLGGLVIGLAPAIGPALSGFIIDNSSWRQLFGMIIPIVVIVLILAFFFMRPVIQTHRTKLDVLSLIESTLGFGAILYGFSSVGDDGWGSMTVIGTIVVGIIFILLFGFRQLHMEKPFLELRVFKEKKFATAAALSSVTNMAMVGVEMVLPLYLQIVKGMSAFHSGLTLLPGALMIGVMSPITGNAFDKYGPKDLARMGMFLLTAGTIPFLFLTKSTPILDIVILYMIRMFGISMVLMPVTTDGMNALPFNLMSHGTAVNNTVRQVFSSMGTAILISVLTNVTNNLKPGQSLLKASPLAYQEKFYDSTLSGYHAAFAVAIVFCLIGFFITFLVNNSSKSQAIDTDQLKKTKLAGEE, encoded by the coding sequence ATGGCGAATAATGAAGCAATCGTGGATGCTCACGGGAAGCCCTTTAACCGTAATCTTTTGGTTTTAGTACTTCTTGTTGGTACATTCTGTACTGTCTTAAACGGTACAATTTTGACTACCGCCTTTCCAACCTTAATGAAAGAATTCAGCGTTACAACTTCTGATGTTCAGTGGTTGACAACTGGTTTCTTAATGGTTAACGGTATTATGATTCCTGTTACTGCTTGGTTAAGTAACAATTTCAGTACAAAAATTTTGTATATTATCGCAATGTCGACTTTCTTAGTCGGTACAATTATGTGTTTTACAGCTCCAAACTTTGGAACTATTTTAGCAGGGCGTTTGATTCAAGCGGTTGGTGTTGGTATTACTATGCCATTGATGCAAGTCGTTATGCTATCAATTTTCCCAGCTAATAAACGTGGTGCTGCCATGGGATTAGGTGGATTGGTTATTGGACTTGCTCCAGCCATCGGACCTGCACTTTCAGGTTTCATCATTGACAACTCATCATGGAGACAACTTTTCGGTATGATCATTCCTATCGTTGTGATCGTTTTGATCTTAGCCTTTTTCTTCATGCGTCCAGTTATTCAAACTCATCGTACAAAACTTGATGTTCTTTCATTGATTGAATCAACACTTGGATTTGGGGCTATTTTGTATGGCTTCTCATCAGTTGGTGATGACGGTTGGGGTTCAATGACTGTTATCGGAACAATTGTTGTGGGAATTATCTTTATTCTCTTATTTGGTTTCCGTCAATTGCATATGGAGAAACCATTCTTGGAATTGCGTGTCTTCAAAGAAAAGAAGTTCGCTACTGCCGCCGCTTTGTCATCAGTTACTAATATGGCTATGGTCGGTGTTGAAATGGTATTGCCACTTTATCTTCAAATCGTTAAAGGAATGTCCGCTTTCCATTCTGGTTTAACATTACTACCAGGAGCTTTGATGATTGGTGTCATGAGTCCAATTACTGGTAATGCTTTTGATAAGTATGGACCAAAAGATTTGGCACGTATGGGAATGTTCTTGTTAACTGCTGGTACAATTCCATTCTTGTTCTTGACAAAGAGCACGCCAATTCTTGATATCGTTATCCTTTACATGATCCGTATGTTTGGTATTTCTATGGTCTTAATGCCTGTTACAACTGATGGTATGAATGCTTTGCCATTCAACTTAATGAGTCATGGTACAGCCGTTAATAATACTGTTAGACAAGTATTTAGTTCTATGGGTACTGCTATTTTGATCAGTGTCTTGACTAACGTAACAAACAATTTGAAACCAGGACAATCACTTCTAAAGGCTTCGCCATTGGCTTATCAAGAGAAGTTCTATGATTCTACTTTGAGCGGTTATCACGCTGCCTTTGCTGTAGCAATTGTTTTCTGTTTGATTGGTTTCTTCATCACATTCTTGGTCAATAATAGTTCCAAGTCTCAAGCAATTGATACTGATCAATTGAAGAAAACTAAATTGGCAGGTGAAGAATAA
- the helD gene encoding RNA polymerase recycling motor HelD, which yields MTINQSKAAEQKRVNEVAEKINDKIERVDQNIDQAHKETSRIERNYGENTKVNTTEVDDQMETNASVQQQKQLVALAVENENILNSNRLKLENLKGSPYFGRIDIVEDGEEDTLYIGTSTLQDDDGEFLIYDWRAPISGIYYNGMLGKVTYPTPNGKAEVDLKKKRQFQIVHNKIRNMFDTNETVGDEILQSVLGEYSDEYMKNIVATIQHEQNTIIRDTRSDVLLVQGVAGSGKTSAILQRVAYLLYHSRSTMNADNIVLFSPNKLFSNYISEVLPSLGERNMRQVTLNEFISLRLTGIQVETLFERYEKDERNLPETTVKMRLYKESGAFLDKLEQLENDNPNHTPYFEDVIFEGKPFFTRDEIMAIYQHINSAYRIPDRFLRTKNALIKRLQKRIHDDRNEDWVQDEIDNLSDEDFQQIITDHNIEELTNQREIIAEEFLRDRYAPIYNALINNYFFNPYKEYLYLLNEMPQDLVSDSVWQTMIEAIDHQVEAHKLNLSDSIAVLYLRDFLTESGVNHSIQHIFIDEVQDYTMAQLKYISHAFPNAKMTLLGDRAQDVLTSSYRKNDLVTEVNELFKNKRITTITLNQSYRSTAEITNFAKKLLPNGDEVKAFSRQGEDPVIKVFDDQNYYQGLKDTAKELNKKYETVAILARNRAQADQIYAHFSDESIVTLVDADFRSIPKGILILPIYLAKGLEFDAVIGHDISAKNYPDDRSIDVLYTICTRAMHSLTLCVDNKVSPLLQEEPQELISEY from the coding sequence ATGACGATTAATCAATCAAAAGCAGCAGAACAAAAACGAGTTAATGAAGTCGCTGAAAAAATTAACGACAAAATTGAACGTGTCGATCAAAATATCGACCAGGCCCATAAAGAAACCAGTCGTATTGAACGTAACTATGGCGAAAACACCAAAGTCAATACCACTGAAGTCGATGACCAAATGGAAACTAACGCTTCTGTTCAACAACAGAAACAATTAGTTGCCTTAGCCGTCGAGAATGAAAACATTTTAAATTCAAATAGATTAAAACTAGAAAATTTAAAAGGATCACCTTATTTTGGAAGAATCGACATTGTCGAAGACGGTGAAGAAGACACCCTTTATATTGGAACCTCAACGCTTCAAGATGATGATGGTGAATTCTTAATTTATGATTGGCGAGCTCCAATTTCTGGTATTTATTACAATGGGATGCTTGGAAAAGTTACTTATCCTACTCCCAATGGCAAAGCCGAAGTTGATCTCAAGAAAAAACGCCAATTTCAAATTGTTCACAACAAGATCAGAAATATGTTCGATACTAACGAAACCGTTGGTGACGAAATCCTCCAATCTGTTCTAGGCGAATATAGCGATGAGTATATGAAAAATATTGTCGCTACGATTCAGCATGAACAAAATACTATCATTCGTGACACCAGATCAGACGTTCTCTTAGTTCAAGGGGTTGCGGGTTCTGGTAAGACATCCGCTATTTTGCAACGAGTAGCCTACTTGCTCTATCACAGTCGTTCAACTATGAATGCTGATAATATCGTCTTATTTTCACCTAATAAATTATTTAGCAATTATATTTCCGAAGTTTTGCCTAGTTTAGGTGAACGCAACATGCGTCAAGTCACTCTCAATGAATTCATTTCCTTAAGATTAACCGGCATTCAAGTCGAGACCCTCTTTGAGCGTTACGAAAAAGACGAACGCAATCTGCCTGAAACAACCGTTAAGATGCGTCTATATAAGGAAAGCGGCGCTTTCTTGGATAAATTAGAACAACTGGAAAATGACAATCCCAATCACACCCCATATTTTGAGGACGTTATCTTCGAAGGTAAACCATTCTTCACGCGTGATGAGATTATGGCAATTTACCAACATATCAATTCTGCCTATCGTATTCCTGATCGCTTCTTGAGAACTAAGAATGCCCTTATCAAGCGTCTCCAAAAGCGTATTCACGACGATCGTAACGAAGACTGGGTCCAAGACGAGATTGATAACCTTTCTGACGAGGATTTCCAACAAATAATTACTGATCACAATATTGAGGAATTGACTAATCAAAGGGAAATCATTGCTGAGGAATTCTTACGTGACCGCTATGCTCCAATCTATAACGCCTTGATTAATAATTATTTCTTTAATCCATACAAGGAATATTTATATTTGCTCAACGAAATGCCACAAGATCTAGTTTCTGACAGTGTTTGGCAAACAATGATTGAAGCTATCGACCACCAAGTCGAAGCCCACAAGCTTAATCTAAGTGACTCAATTGCGGTACTTTATTTACGCGATTTTCTTACGGAAAGTGGTGTCAACCACTCTATCCAACACATTTTCATTGATGAGGTTCAAGACTACACTATGGCTCAATTGAAATACATCTCCCATGCCTTTCCTAATGCTAAGATGACTCTTTTAGGAGATCGTGCCCAAGACGTTCTTACTAGTTCATATCGTAAAAACGACTTAGTAACTGAGGTCAACGAATTGTTCAAAAACAAGCGCATTACAACTATCACTTTGAATCAGAGCTATCGTTCAACTGCTGAAATCACTAACTTTGCCAAGAAACTATTACCTAATGGCGATGAGGTCAAGGCTTTTTCTCGTCAAGGCGAAGATCCAGTTATCAAGGTATTTGACGACCAAAACTACTATCAAGGCCTAAAAGATACTGCTAAGGAACTGAACAAGAAGTATGAAACAGTCGCTATCCTAGCTCGTAACCGTGCTCAGGCAGATCAGATCTACGCCCATTTCAGTGACGAATCCATTGTGACTTTAGTTGACGCTGATTTTCGTTCCATCCCTAAGGGAATCCTGATTTTACCGATTTATTTAGCCAAGGGATTGGAATTCGACGCTGTTATCGGTCATGATATTTCCGCCAAAAATTATCCAGATGATCGTAGCATTGATGTTTTGTACACAATCTGTACTCGAGCAATGCACAGCTTGACTCTTTGTGTTGATAATAAAGTGTCGCCACTCTTGCAGGAGGAACCACAAGAATTAATTTCAGAATACTAG